One window of the Populus trichocarpa isolate Nisqually-1 chromosome 9, P.trichocarpa_v4.1, whole genome shotgun sequence genome contains the following:
- the LOC7474928 gene encoding DDT domain-containing protein PTM isoform X2 has protein sequence MEFTEVKKRGRGRPKKRKLNEEESEDKKLVASALKKQALGFRWKPLVGRYVLKEFGSEIFLGKIVYYDTGLYRVDYEDGGCEDLKSGEFRKIILGDGDFDDELVLRREKLDEFVLQKSEKRKVEAEKEVVDSKNELGGGLTVENEGVHDEDYADSSSDSCEHVRVGGLGMEVETPVAPPPQLPSSSGSIRVPDESVDWRLLDSLTWPVHLVHYFTIMGYANGAEWKGLYDHLWKREYYSLPVGRKLMILQILCDDALDSVELRAEVDICEESEVGLDPDVVTAILPDNGPTRVHPRCSKTSACKDRETMDIIAGSQGSKPFSNSKHLGSKGTERDGNASDADVDGNGDECRLCGMDGILLCCDGCPSSYHSRCIGVVKMYIPKGPWYCPECTINKLGPTISMRTSHRGAEVFGIDLYEQVFMGTCNHLLVLKASTGGEPCFRYYNLMEIPKVLQTLSESMQHRLLYSEICKAIVQHWNIPQSASSLLEKMERGFDIASVKEDAIFSTISLPFCEESHEVPENVVAENAVTLNGSNTDIVAVSCLDTSLDASFQVGPQYIVSDGEMSRTGNCHLMSMKPHEQIKLESTESVNQLADPSGVTQQSRVDRSSAKELTTCTSANSVGSRIENEIGNCLPAFVFSQSKEGNHPGFEMVERNSTNSCSYMGTFFKPHAYINHYMHGDFAASAAANLSVLSSEESHSETQKSGNGRKAISDILLQVKAFSTAASRFFWPSSERKLVEVPRERCGWCHSCKQPSSNRRGCVLNSAALTATKGVSKIISGLRPVMNGEGSLSSISMYILCMGEILCGLTVGPFLSAIHRKQWCKQVEDASSYSAIKQPLLELEENIRLIALSGDWVKAMDDWLVESSVTHSSASIIGTAQRRGVNGKRHRKHSGVIDVAADGCHDKSFVWWRGGTLLKLVSNKAILPQSMVKRAARQGGSRKISGIHYTDDLEILNRSRQLIWRAAVERSKNASQLALQVRYLDYHVRWSDLVRPEQNLQDGKGSETEASFFRNAVICDKKFEEKTIRYGIAFGNQKHLPSRIMKNIIEIEKTEDGKDKYWFSELHVPLYLIKEFEESVDVIPPSSNKPSNELSVLQRRQLRASRRDMFSYLAFKRDKLDKCSCASCQCDVLIRNTVTCSSCQGYCHQDCTVSSRIYTNKEAQFSVTCKRCYSARAVIFSEKSNKSLTSPFPLQERHTAVTVTKDTGIKIHNQPLVSVRTQESCSEVKQNTSASSKATKPESRTQDSCSTSSSGKATKTESRSRNWGVVWRKKNNEDTGIDFRHKSILLRGSPNGNWLMPVCNLCREDYNCDLMYIHCKTCSNWFHAEAVEVEESKLADVIGFKCCRCRRIKSPNCPYRVDHGYEKLEVMKPQKRASEQGIGADSGTIVESRGFEPTTPMLPVENVFVQDDDPLLVSLSRVYQITEQNPGVDLECNIAGQGQQKLPVRRQGKRQGDAEDISGTNIYHADSSMFLETNSAMNCEGEISCAEWDVSGNGLEGEMMFDCEDVNYKDTEFEPQTYFFLTELLASDDGGQLDGFDASGNGLGNCENQFHAVSAHEFPKQHTMGTSCDASLQSAPTTMPCKMCSDLVPSPDLSCDICGLVLHRHCSPWVESSPVEGSWRCGNCREWR, from the exons ATGGAGTTTACGGAGGTTAAAAAAAGGGGTAGAGGTAGACCGAAAAAGCGGAAGCTAAATGAGGAGGAGAGTGAAGATAAGAAATTAGTAGCTAGTGCTTTGAAAAAGCAAGCTTTGGGTTTTAGATGGAAGCCATTAGTGGGTAGGTATGTGTTGAAAGAATTTGGGAGTGAGATTTTTTTAGGGAAGATAGTGTATTATGATACTGGGCTGTATAGGGTGGATTATGAAGACGGGGGCTGCGAGGATTTGAAGAGTGGTGAGTTTCGTAAGATAATATTAGGGGATGGTGATTTCGATGATGAACTGGTTCTTAGAAGGGAAAAGTTAGATGAATTTGTTTTGCAAAAGAGTGAGAAGAGGAAGGTGGAAGCCGAGAAGGAAGTGGTGGATTCAAAAAACGAGTTGGGTGGTGGGTTGACGGTTGAGAATGAAGGGGTGCATGATGAGGATTATGCGGATTCCTCGAGTGATTCATGTGAGCATGTGCGTGTTGGGGGTTTGGGAATGGAAGTGGAGACTCCAGTTGCTCCTCCACCGCAATTGCCTTCATCATCAGGGAGTATTCGTGTGCCGGACGA GAGCGTGGATTGGCGCTTGCTTGATTCACTCACTTGGCCTGTTCATTTGGTCcattattttacaataatggGATATGCGAATGGAGCCGAGTGGAAAGGACTTTATGATCATCTTTGGAAGAGGGAGTATTATTCCTTGCCAGTGGGTAGGAAGTTGATGATTCTGCAGATCCTATGCGATGATGCCTTGGATTCTGTGGAGCTAAGAGCAGAAGTTGATATCTGTGAAGAGTCAGAAGTTGGCTTAGATCCTGATGTTGTTACAGCCATTCTTCCTGATAATGGACCAACAAGGGTTCATCCTAGATGTTCCAAGACTTCAGCTTGCAAGGACAGGGAGACCATGGATATCATTGCAGGAAGCCAGGGAAGCAAGCCTTTCAGTAATTCAAAGCATTTGGGCTCCAAAGGTACTGAAAGGGATGGGAATGCATCTGATGCTGACGTAGATGGGAATGGGGATGAATGCCGTCTTTGTGGCATGGATGGAATCTTGCTTTGTTGTGATGGATGCCCATCATCATATCATTCAAGATGCATAGGTGTCGTCAAAATGTATATACCTAAAGGCCCATGGTATTGTCCAGAGTGCACCATCAACAAGTTGGGACCTACTATTTCAATGAGAACATCACATAGAGGAGCAGAAGTATTCGGAATTGATTTGTATGAGCAAGTCTTCATGGGTACTTGCAACCACTTACTGGT GCTGAAAGCTTCTACTGGTGGAGAACCATGTTTCAGATACTACAATCTGATGGAAATCCCAAAGGTTCTGCAAACACTTTCTGAATCCATGCAACATAGATTATTATACTCAGAGATTTGCAAGGCAATTGTACAGCATtggaacataccacaaagtgcatcctcacttttggAAAAGATGGAAAGAGGCTTCGATATAGCATCTGTGAAGGAAGATGCAATATTTTCTACTATATCTCTTCCTTTTTGTGAGGAAAGCCATGAAGTTCCAGAGAATGTTGTGGCTGAGAATGCAGTTACTTTAAATGGAAGCAATACAGATATTGTAGCAGTTTCATGTCTTGATACCTCGCTTGATGCATCGTTTCAAGTTGGTCCTCAGTACATTGTGAGCGACGGTGAAATGTCGAGAACAGGAAATTGCCATCTTATGAGCATGAAGCCGCATGAGCAGATTAAACTGGAGTCTACTGAATCGGTTAACCAGCTTGCTGATCCATCTGGTGTAACCCAGCAAAGCCGGGTCGACAGGTCAAGTGCAAAAGAACTTACCACATGCACATCAGCAAACAGTGTAGGCAGTCGTATtgagaatgaaattggaaaTTGTTTACCAGCTTTTGTGTTTTCCCAAAGCAAGGAAGGCAATCATCCAGGCTTTGAAATGGTTGAGAGAAATTCAACAAATAGTTGTTCTTACATGGGAACTTTTTTCAAACCTCATGCCTACATAAATCACTATATGCACGGGGATTTTGCTGCCTCTGCTGCTGCTAATCTCAGTGTTCTTTCATCTGAGGAAAGTCACTCAGAGACTCAGAAATCAGGCAATGGCAGGAAAGCTATTTCTGACATTTTATTGCAAGTAAAAGCTTTTTCAACAGCAGCCTCCCGTTTTTTCTGGCCAAGTTCTGAAAGAAAGCTTGTGGAGGTGCCAAGAGAGAGGTGTGGTTGGTGTCATTCTTGCAAGCAGCCCTCCAGCAACAGAAGGGGATGCGTGTTAAATTCTGCTGCCTTGACTGCTACTAAAGGTGTCTCGAAGATAATCAGTGGACTTCGCCCAGTTATGAATGGAGAGGGAAGTCTTTCTAGCATATCAATGTACATTTTATGCATGGGGGAGATTTTATGTGGTCTTACAGTCGGCCCCTTTCTGAGTGCAATTCACCGAAAACAGTGGTGTAAACAAGTAGAAGATGCTTCAAGTTATAGTGCAATAAAACAGCCCTTGCTTGAA CTTGAGGAAAATATCCGCCTTATTGCTCTTTCTGGGGATTGGGTCAAGGCAATGGACGATTGGTTGGTTGAATCTTCTGTGACCCATAGTTCTGCAAGTATTATTGGAACCGCACAAAGACGAGGAGTGAATGGGAAACGACATAGAAAACATTCTGGTGTGATTGACGTTGCAGCTGATGGTTGCCATGACAAAAGTTTTGTCTGGTGGCGAGGGGGAACTCTATTAAAGCTTGTATCCAACAAAGCAATTTTGCCTCAGTCAATGGTTAAAAGGGCAGCTAGGCAAG GTGGTTCTAGAAAGATTTCTGGTATCCATTACACTGATGATTTGGAGATTCTGAATAGAAGCAGACAGTTGATTTGGAGAGCCGCAGTCGAAAGGAGTAAGAATGCATCACAGCTTGCACTTCAG GTTAGATACCTAGACTATCATGTGAGATGGAGTGATCTTGTTCGACCTGAGCAGAACCTCCAGGATGGAAAAGGTTCAGAAACTGAGGCATCGTTTTTTAGAAATGCAGTCATTTGTGAtaagaaatttgaagaaaagacGATACGATATGGAATTGCTTTTGGGAACCAAAAGCATCTTCCTTCCCGCATCATgaagaatataattgaaattgagaaaactgAAGATGGAAAGGATAAGTACTGGTTTTCTGAATTGCACGTTcctttatatttaatcaaagaGTTTGAAGAAAGCGTAGATGTCATTCCACCATCATCTAATAAGCCTTCAAATGAGTTATCTGTGTTGCAAAGAAGACAGTTGAGAGCTTCCCGCAGGGATATGTTTTCTTATCTTGCCTTTAAGAGAGATAAGTTGGACAAGTGCTCTTGTGCTTCATGTCAATGTGATGTTTTGATTAG GAATACGGTCACATGCAGTTCTTGCCAAG GTTATTGTCACCAGGACTGTACTGTAAGTTCAAGAATTTATACAAATAAGGAAGCTCAGTTTTCAGTCACCTGCAAGCGATGCTACAGTGCCAGAGCTGttatttttagtgaaaaaagTAACAAATCTCTAACCAGTCCATTTCCCTTGCAAGAACGTCATACTGCAGTGACAGTTACAAAAGACACAGGgattaaaattcataatcaaccaTTAGTGTCTGTCAGAACCCAGGAGAGTTGTTCTGAAGTGAAACAAAATACTTCTGCTTCTAGTAAGGCAACAAAACCTGAAAGTAGAACCCAGGATAGTTGTTCTACTTCCTCTTCTGGTAAGGCAACAAAAACTGAGAGTAGATCACGTAATTGGGGTGTCGTatggaggaagaagaacaaTGAAGATACAGGAATTGATTTCAGGCATAAAAGCATTCTATTAAGGGGTAGTCCAAATGGAAACTGGTTAATGCCGGTGTGTAATCTGTGCAGAGAGGATTATAATTGTGATCTGATGTATATCCATTGCAAAACTTGTTCAA ATTGGTTTCATGCGGAAGCTGTAGAAGTTGAAGAGTCGAAACTTGCTGATGTTATAGGCTTCAAGTGTTGTAGGTGTCGTAGGATAAAATCACCAAATTGTCCTTACAGGGTTGATCATGGATATGAGAAGCTAGAGGTTATGAAGCCACAAAAGAGAGCATCGGAGCAAGGAATAGGAGCTGACTCTGGAACTATTGTTGAATCCAGAGGCTTTGAGCCAACTACTCCAATGTTACCTGTTGAGAACGTGTTTGTACAGGATGATGATCCTCTTCTTGTCTCTCTTTCAAGAGTTTACCAAATTACAGAGCAGAATCCTGGAGTGGATTTGGAATGTAACATTGCTGGACAAGGGCAGCAAAAGCTTCCAGTCAGAAGACAAGGAAAGCGCCAAGGAGATGCTGAAGATATTTCTGGGACTAATATATACCATGCCGATTCATCCATGTTTCTTGAAACAAACAGTGCCATGAACTGTGAAGGGGAGATATCTTGTGCAGAATGGGATGTTTCTGGTAATGGCCTTGAAGGTGAGATGATGTTTGATTGTGAAGATGTAAACTACAAGGATACGGAGTTTGAACCACaaacatatttctttttaacGGAGTTGCTGGCATCTGATGATGGTGGCCAGTTGGATGGATTTGATGCCTCTGGGAATGGTTTGGGAAATTGTGAAAATCAGTTTCATGCAGTTTCAGCACACGAGTTCCCAAAGCAACATACAATGGGCACATCTTGTGACGCGTCTCTGCAATCTGCTCCTACCACAATGCCTTGTAAGATGTGTTCTGACTTGGTACCATCTCCTGATCTTTCTTGTGATATCTGTGGCTTAGTGTTGCACCGCCATTGTTCTCCTTGGGTTGAGTCTTCACCTGTAGAGGGCAGCTGGAGGTGTGGCAATTGCCGAGAGTGGCGGTAG
- the LOC7474928 gene encoding DDT domain-containing protein PTM isoform X1, whose amino-acid sequence MEFTEVKKRGRGRPKKRKLNEEESEDKKLVASALKKQALGFRWKPLVGRYVLKEFGSEIFLGKIVYYDTGLYRVDYEDGGCEDLKSGEFRKIILGDGDFDDELVLRREKLDEFVLQKSEKRKVEAEKEVVDSKNELGGGLTVENEGVHDEDYADSSSDSCEHVRVGGLGMEVETPVAPPPQLPSSSGSIRVPDEYVSHLFSVYTFLRSFNIRLFLSPFTLDDLVGAINCSIQNTLLDAIHFALMRALRRRLEALSSDGSELASKCLRSVDWRLLDSLTWPVHLVHYFTIMGYANGAEWKGLYDHLWKREYYSLPVGRKLMILQILCDDALDSVELRAEVDICEESEVGLDPDVVTAILPDNGPTRVHPRCSKTSACKDRETMDIIAGSQGSKPFSNSKHLGSKGTERDGNASDADVDGNGDECRLCGMDGILLCCDGCPSSYHSRCIGVVKMYIPKGPWYCPECTINKLGPTISMRTSHRGAEVFGIDLYEQVFMGTCNHLLVLKASTGGEPCFRYYNLMEIPKVLQTLSESMQHRLLYSEICKAIVQHWNIPQSASSLLEKMERGFDIASVKEDAIFSTISLPFCEESHEVPENVVAENAVTLNGSNTDIVAVSCLDTSLDASFQVGPQYIVSDGEMSRTGNCHLMSMKPHEQIKLESTESVNQLADPSGVTQQSRVDRSSAKELTTCTSANSVGSRIENEIGNCLPAFVFSQSKEGNHPGFEMVERNSTNSCSYMGTFFKPHAYINHYMHGDFAASAAANLSVLSSEESHSETQKSGNGRKAISDILLQVKAFSTAASRFFWPSSERKLVEVPRERCGWCHSCKQPSSNRRGCVLNSAALTATKGVSKIISGLRPVMNGEGSLSSISMYILCMGEILCGLTVGPFLSAIHRKQWCKQVEDASSYSAIKQPLLELEENIRLIALSGDWVKAMDDWLVESSVTHSSASIIGTAQRRGVNGKRHRKHSGVIDVAADGCHDKSFVWWRGGTLLKLVSNKAILPQSMVKRAARQGGSRKISGIHYTDDLEILNRSRQLIWRAAVERSKNASQLALQVRYLDYHVRWSDLVRPEQNLQDGKGSETEASFFRNAVICDKKFEEKTIRYGIAFGNQKHLPSRIMKNIIEIEKTEDGKDKYWFSELHVPLYLIKEFEESVDVIPPSSNKPSNELSVLQRRQLRASRRDMFSYLAFKRDKLDKCSCASCQCDVLIRNTVTCSSCQGYCHQDCTVSSRIYTNKEAQFSVTCKRCYSARAVIFSEKSNKSLTSPFPLQERHTAVTVTKDTGIKIHNQPLVSVRTQESCSEVKQNTSASSKATKPESRTQDSCSTSSSGKATKTESRSRNWGVVWRKKNNEDTGIDFRHKSILLRGSPNGNWLMPVCNLCREDYNCDLMYIHCKTCSNWFHAEAVEVEESKLADVIGFKCCRCRRIKSPNCPYRVDHGYEKLEVMKPQKRASEQGIGADSGTIVESRGFEPTTPMLPVENVFVQDDDPLLVSLSRVYQITEQNPGVDLECNIAGQGQQKLPVRRQGKRQGDAEDISGTNIYHADSSMFLETNSAMNCEGEISCAEWDVSGNGLEGEMMFDCEDVNYKDTEFEPQTYFFLTELLASDDGGQLDGFDASGNGLGNCENQFHAVSAHEFPKQHTMGTSCDASLQSAPTTMPCKMCSDLVPSPDLSCDICGLVLHRHCSPWVESSPVEGSWRCGNCREWR is encoded by the exons ATGGAGTTTACGGAGGTTAAAAAAAGGGGTAGAGGTAGACCGAAAAAGCGGAAGCTAAATGAGGAGGAGAGTGAAGATAAGAAATTAGTAGCTAGTGCTTTGAAAAAGCAAGCTTTGGGTTTTAGATGGAAGCCATTAGTGGGTAGGTATGTGTTGAAAGAATTTGGGAGTGAGATTTTTTTAGGGAAGATAGTGTATTATGATACTGGGCTGTATAGGGTGGATTATGAAGACGGGGGCTGCGAGGATTTGAAGAGTGGTGAGTTTCGTAAGATAATATTAGGGGATGGTGATTTCGATGATGAACTGGTTCTTAGAAGGGAAAAGTTAGATGAATTTGTTTTGCAAAAGAGTGAGAAGAGGAAGGTGGAAGCCGAGAAGGAAGTGGTGGATTCAAAAAACGAGTTGGGTGGTGGGTTGACGGTTGAGAATGAAGGGGTGCATGATGAGGATTATGCGGATTCCTCGAGTGATTCATGTGAGCATGTGCGTGTTGGGGGTTTGGGAATGGAAGTGGAGACTCCAGTTGCTCCTCCACCGCAATTGCCTTCATCATCAGGGAGTATTCGTGTGCCGGACGAGTATGTCTCACATCTCTTTTCCGTGTACACATTTTTGAGGTCATTTAATATCCGTCTTTTCTTGAGCCCTTTTACATTGGATGATTTGGTGGGGGCGATTAATTGCTCAATCCAGAACACTTTGTTGGATGCCATTCATTTTGCTTTGATGCGAGCACTGAGACGTCGTCTTGAAGCACTCTCTTCAGATGGTTCTGAGCTTGCATCAAAATGCTTGAG GAGCGTGGATTGGCGCTTGCTTGATTCACTCACTTGGCCTGTTCATTTGGTCcattattttacaataatggGATATGCGAATGGAGCCGAGTGGAAAGGACTTTATGATCATCTTTGGAAGAGGGAGTATTATTCCTTGCCAGTGGGTAGGAAGTTGATGATTCTGCAGATCCTATGCGATGATGCCTTGGATTCTGTGGAGCTAAGAGCAGAAGTTGATATCTGTGAAGAGTCAGAAGTTGGCTTAGATCCTGATGTTGTTACAGCCATTCTTCCTGATAATGGACCAACAAGGGTTCATCCTAGATGTTCCAAGACTTCAGCTTGCAAGGACAGGGAGACCATGGATATCATTGCAGGAAGCCAGGGAAGCAAGCCTTTCAGTAATTCAAAGCATTTGGGCTCCAAAGGTACTGAAAGGGATGGGAATGCATCTGATGCTGACGTAGATGGGAATGGGGATGAATGCCGTCTTTGTGGCATGGATGGAATCTTGCTTTGTTGTGATGGATGCCCATCATCATATCATTCAAGATGCATAGGTGTCGTCAAAATGTATATACCTAAAGGCCCATGGTATTGTCCAGAGTGCACCATCAACAAGTTGGGACCTACTATTTCAATGAGAACATCACATAGAGGAGCAGAAGTATTCGGAATTGATTTGTATGAGCAAGTCTTCATGGGTACTTGCAACCACTTACTGGT GCTGAAAGCTTCTACTGGTGGAGAACCATGTTTCAGATACTACAATCTGATGGAAATCCCAAAGGTTCTGCAAACACTTTCTGAATCCATGCAACATAGATTATTATACTCAGAGATTTGCAAGGCAATTGTACAGCATtggaacataccacaaagtgcatcctcacttttggAAAAGATGGAAAGAGGCTTCGATATAGCATCTGTGAAGGAAGATGCAATATTTTCTACTATATCTCTTCCTTTTTGTGAGGAAAGCCATGAAGTTCCAGAGAATGTTGTGGCTGAGAATGCAGTTACTTTAAATGGAAGCAATACAGATATTGTAGCAGTTTCATGTCTTGATACCTCGCTTGATGCATCGTTTCAAGTTGGTCCTCAGTACATTGTGAGCGACGGTGAAATGTCGAGAACAGGAAATTGCCATCTTATGAGCATGAAGCCGCATGAGCAGATTAAACTGGAGTCTACTGAATCGGTTAACCAGCTTGCTGATCCATCTGGTGTAACCCAGCAAAGCCGGGTCGACAGGTCAAGTGCAAAAGAACTTACCACATGCACATCAGCAAACAGTGTAGGCAGTCGTATtgagaatgaaattggaaaTTGTTTACCAGCTTTTGTGTTTTCCCAAAGCAAGGAAGGCAATCATCCAGGCTTTGAAATGGTTGAGAGAAATTCAACAAATAGTTGTTCTTACATGGGAACTTTTTTCAAACCTCATGCCTACATAAATCACTATATGCACGGGGATTTTGCTGCCTCTGCTGCTGCTAATCTCAGTGTTCTTTCATCTGAGGAAAGTCACTCAGAGACTCAGAAATCAGGCAATGGCAGGAAAGCTATTTCTGACATTTTATTGCAAGTAAAAGCTTTTTCAACAGCAGCCTCCCGTTTTTTCTGGCCAAGTTCTGAAAGAAAGCTTGTGGAGGTGCCAAGAGAGAGGTGTGGTTGGTGTCATTCTTGCAAGCAGCCCTCCAGCAACAGAAGGGGATGCGTGTTAAATTCTGCTGCCTTGACTGCTACTAAAGGTGTCTCGAAGATAATCAGTGGACTTCGCCCAGTTATGAATGGAGAGGGAAGTCTTTCTAGCATATCAATGTACATTTTATGCATGGGGGAGATTTTATGTGGTCTTACAGTCGGCCCCTTTCTGAGTGCAATTCACCGAAAACAGTGGTGTAAACAAGTAGAAGATGCTTCAAGTTATAGTGCAATAAAACAGCCCTTGCTTGAA CTTGAGGAAAATATCCGCCTTATTGCTCTTTCTGGGGATTGGGTCAAGGCAATGGACGATTGGTTGGTTGAATCTTCTGTGACCCATAGTTCTGCAAGTATTATTGGAACCGCACAAAGACGAGGAGTGAATGGGAAACGACATAGAAAACATTCTGGTGTGATTGACGTTGCAGCTGATGGTTGCCATGACAAAAGTTTTGTCTGGTGGCGAGGGGGAACTCTATTAAAGCTTGTATCCAACAAAGCAATTTTGCCTCAGTCAATGGTTAAAAGGGCAGCTAGGCAAG GTGGTTCTAGAAAGATTTCTGGTATCCATTACACTGATGATTTGGAGATTCTGAATAGAAGCAGACAGTTGATTTGGAGAGCCGCAGTCGAAAGGAGTAAGAATGCATCACAGCTTGCACTTCAG GTTAGATACCTAGACTATCATGTGAGATGGAGTGATCTTGTTCGACCTGAGCAGAACCTCCAGGATGGAAAAGGTTCAGAAACTGAGGCATCGTTTTTTAGAAATGCAGTCATTTGTGAtaagaaatttgaagaaaagacGATACGATATGGAATTGCTTTTGGGAACCAAAAGCATCTTCCTTCCCGCATCATgaagaatataattgaaattgagaaaactgAAGATGGAAAGGATAAGTACTGGTTTTCTGAATTGCACGTTcctttatatttaatcaaagaGTTTGAAGAAAGCGTAGATGTCATTCCACCATCATCTAATAAGCCTTCAAATGAGTTATCTGTGTTGCAAAGAAGACAGTTGAGAGCTTCCCGCAGGGATATGTTTTCTTATCTTGCCTTTAAGAGAGATAAGTTGGACAAGTGCTCTTGTGCTTCATGTCAATGTGATGTTTTGATTAG GAATACGGTCACATGCAGTTCTTGCCAAG GTTATTGTCACCAGGACTGTACTGTAAGTTCAAGAATTTATACAAATAAGGAAGCTCAGTTTTCAGTCACCTGCAAGCGATGCTACAGTGCCAGAGCTGttatttttagtgaaaaaagTAACAAATCTCTAACCAGTCCATTTCCCTTGCAAGAACGTCATACTGCAGTGACAGTTACAAAAGACACAGGgattaaaattcataatcaaccaTTAGTGTCTGTCAGAACCCAGGAGAGTTGTTCTGAAGTGAAACAAAATACTTCTGCTTCTAGTAAGGCAACAAAACCTGAAAGTAGAACCCAGGATAGTTGTTCTACTTCCTCTTCTGGTAAGGCAACAAAAACTGAGAGTAGATCACGTAATTGGGGTGTCGTatggaggaagaagaacaaTGAAGATACAGGAATTGATTTCAGGCATAAAAGCATTCTATTAAGGGGTAGTCCAAATGGAAACTGGTTAATGCCGGTGTGTAATCTGTGCAGAGAGGATTATAATTGTGATCTGATGTATATCCATTGCAAAACTTGTTCAA ATTGGTTTCATGCGGAAGCTGTAGAAGTTGAAGAGTCGAAACTTGCTGATGTTATAGGCTTCAAGTGTTGTAGGTGTCGTAGGATAAAATCACCAAATTGTCCTTACAGGGTTGATCATGGATATGAGAAGCTAGAGGTTATGAAGCCACAAAAGAGAGCATCGGAGCAAGGAATAGGAGCTGACTCTGGAACTATTGTTGAATCCAGAGGCTTTGAGCCAACTACTCCAATGTTACCTGTTGAGAACGTGTTTGTACAGGATGATGATCCTCTTCTTGTCTCTCTTTCAAGAGTTTACCAAATTACAGAGCAGAATCCTGGAGTGGATTTGGAATGTAACATTGCTGGACAAGGGCAGCAAAAGCTTCCAGTCAGAAGACAAGGAAAGCGCCAAGGAGATGCTGAAGATATTTCTGGGACTAATATATACCATGCCGATTCATCCATGTTTCTTGAAACAAACAGTGCCATGAACTGTGAAGGGGAGATATCTTGTGCAGAATGGGATGTTTCTGGTAATGGCCTTGAAGGTGAGATGATGTTTGATTGTGAAGATGTAAACTACAAGGATACGGAGTTTGAACCACaaacatatttctttttaacGGAGTTGCTGGCATCTGATGATGGTGGCCAGTTGGATGGATTTGATGCCTCTGGGAATGGTTTGGGAAATTGTGAAAATCAGTTTCATGCAGTTTCAGCACACGAGTTCCCAAAGCAACATACAATGGGCACATCTTGTGACGCGTCTCTGCAATCTGCTCCTACCACAATGCCTTGTAAGATGTGTTCTGACTTGGTACCATCTCCTGATCTTTCTTGTGATATCTGTGGCTTAGTGTTGCACCGCCATTGTTCTCCTTGGGTTGAGTCTTCACCTGTAGAGGGCAGCTGGAGGTGTGGCAATTGCCGAGAGTGGCGGTAG